ATCGGTAACCCGTGGCAGTGCAGATAAACTGGCCGCAGGTCAGGCAGGAAGGACACGACGTGCCACAGCCCGGGCTCGGCCACATGGGAACatccttctgctttctcctgaAGCCTTATTTCTGAAGACCAGTAAGAAAAGTAGGAACTGATTATAGCTGGTGACGAGCTGCATGGAAAGATTTCTGTGCAAGTTTTGAGGTtatagaaatattatttgttatttgtggaaatgttatttgttttatttatagctAGAGCAGGTGTTGAGGAAGGAATTACTCCATCAGCTCCCACATCGGAAGCACCGGTGCTCTGGACTTGAGATATGAGCTGCCCCTCAAATTTTGAAGGGATTTAAACCACCACATTTCCAGATAAAAGCTGCAGGGTCCCAGGCTCACCCCTCCCTGGTTCCTGGTCCATTGTCTCCCAGTCCTTCATCTCCCTGTCCACCATATCCCCATCCTTTGTCTCCCTGTCCATTGTCTCCTGGTTCACTGTCTCCAGGGCTATCATCTCCCATCCTGCAACTCCCATCCTGtatctccctgtccttcttcTCTCTATCCATCACATCCCTGCCCATTGTCTCTGGCTTCATCATTCCCTGAGCCATCTTCTCCTGTCCTTCTACTCCTGTCCTTCATCTCCCTGTCCATCATCTTCTTCTCCATCATCTCGCTGTCCATCATCTCCCTGTTCATTGTCTCAGTGTCCCATATCTCCTGGTCCACTGCCTCCTGGGCTGTCATCTCCCATCCTACATCTCCCTGTCCTTTGTCTCCCTGTCCATTGTCTCCTGCTCCATCACCTCCTGTCCTTCATCTCCTGTCCTTCATCTCCCTGTCCATCAACTTCTTATCCACCATCTCCCTGTCCATCATCTCCCAGTTCATTCTCTCAGTGTCCCATGTCTCCTGGTCCACTGCCTCCTGGGCTACCATCTCTCATCATTCATCTCCCTGTCCTTCATCTCCCTGTCCATCGTCTCCTGCTCCATCACCGCCAGAGCCATCACCTCCTCTCCTTCATCTCCCCATCCACCACCTCCCcatccaccacctccctgtcctttttctccctgcccaTCACCTTCCTCTCCATCACCCATCTCCTTCTGTCTCCTCGACCTTTTTGGGGGGACGGAGAGCAGACCCAGGACCCTTGCGGAGCCCCCGAGCCGTCGGCGGTTTCTTGAACCACCCGGGCCACCtcgggagccccccgggggctcCTCTTCGGGGAGGGATCAGCGCGGCGGCCGCATCCTTCCCCGCGGGCGGAGcgggggcggctgcggggcgggcCGGGAGGGGCCGCCCCCGGCCACAGCCCcgggggtggcggcggcggggtcGGGAGCATGCCGTACCTGCTGGTCAGCACGCAGATCCGCATGGTGAGTCCGCCCCGCCGCTGCCCAGctcccccgggggctgcggggctcggggggagcgcgtggggagaggggagacGGAGAGGGGGGCGACGGAGAGGGGGGCGACGGAGATGGGGGGTGATGGAGATGAGGGCGATGGAAATGGGGGAGATGGGGGGTGATGGAGATGGGGGAGATGGAAATGGGGGTGATGGAGATGGGGGTGATGGAGATGGGGGGTGATGGAGATGGGGGGGGCTCCTCCTGGGCACCGCGCTGCTGCCCGCAGCATCGCCCTgcacctgctgctggggggcttgggggggctgccccaaggggctgggggagccgcTGGGTGAACAGGGATGTGGGCAGCCACCCTCGCCCTCTTCCCTTCGTCCCGACCCTTCGCCTGGGTgaggtggggagcaggagagcaCCCAGGTGCCCCTAGTGCTGCTCCGCTCCCCTCAAACAGCGAGCAAGTTTGCTTGGGAAACTTGTTGCAGGAGCCCATGAAAGTCAAAGAAAGTAATCCATGTGTGCTCACCGTaggttttttctctttcctgaaaaGCCCTGCTGGCTGTCACGGTGGAAAACACGGCCACAGCCAAAGGGCAGGGCATTACTGGCACCAGGGTGGCTGCGCAGCACCCAAAGCCGTGGCAGGGACTGCGGCTGAGACCCATTGTTCCCCTAAAAAGGCGCAGAGGAAACCTTGCTTCCTAGCGATTGCTGTCCCACTGGCAGCCAGCACGTCCTGCTGGgcccgcaggagcaggcagacGTCTAgagggtttggtttttgttttcccaagggGAACTATATCAAATAGTGTCTGAAGGCCAAAGTGCGATGTCGCGGTTTTGCAACGGGAAGGGTGCGATGGGGAAACGAACAAACCAACAAGCTGGCAGGAGTCTGGTGAGAGATGCAGTCTGTCTGAGGAGGATGCCATCGCACCAAAACATCTCTGTTTGCAGCGATATTTGGTGTCACACCGGTTGATTGAATGATTATGGACTGATGGGCACAAACCATGGCACAGATGCGTTTTGTAGCACTTCAGGAAAACGCATGCAGCAGGGTGGACTGAAATACCTACAGGTTAACGCACTTTGCCCTGCAGACTTTGGAAACTCTGCTCTTTAGCAGCGCAAAGCAAACATTCACAGCCTGAAACCTGGCATCCAGCCACAACTGGAAAGGGtctgtgctggcagagcagggggggACACAGACGTTGCTGCCttttgctggcagcagctggggtgggGACATGGACAGGTCGCTCGCTCCCCCGTGGCACATCCCCCATGGGATGCAGGCAGCCAGGATCAGATGCACAGTGACCAGcggctcttcctcctccttggtTTGTGTCTCCATCTCTCCGTGCAGTCGAGCGTGCCTGCGTGTTTGCACAGCACAAGGGGATGTTTGGTTAGCAGCGCTGTGCGAGCGCTTTCTAATTGGGGTCCGACAGAGGCTTGCGGTTAATGCGCAGTTTGCTGGTTTGTAGACGGGTGCCGTCAGGGTTTCACCCTCTCTGCTCTTCAGCCTTCCCAGACCACATCCACCTGAGCTTTCCACACCAAATACCAAttccctgctgcctttgctgtcCGAGTGCCTGACTGTTTCATTGCCAAACTCAGGGCCAAGGTGCACGGCTTCCCATTTACACCATGGTGTAACAGCAGAGCATGCGGCCCAGGAGACCCTGCAGGCACCATCTATTGGGGTCTCACAGACCCTGTCCTGTCCCAGGGCTGAGCTTCCTCCAAGGGGTGATGGAGAGGGGTCAGAAAGGATCTGGGTGATGCTTAACTTATTTTGGGTGCTACTCAGGGTTGAGCAGCCCTCTGCACGTTATAAATTATCAATAATTAATGTAGGTTGATGATGGCAGTGCCAGCAGGTGGGGAcattcttcagaaagttttcacTTGCAAACTTACACGTGTAGTGTTAAAAGAGAGAGTTAAAAGGGAGTAATAGCTCCTCCTattagaattaattaaaaaccctaagtttttttttttattatttttttttgttgttgtttaaggCTGtggtctttgttttttctggctTTGGTGTTGTGGGGGGGCTGGGTGCTCCCCATCGGTGCAGGGACGGTCCAGAGGCAGGCAGTTATTATGGATGTCACTCTGGAGCTATACTTCTCTGCTACGGCCTGTTACTTGGTTCTGGAAATTGTCCAGACCAGAAATATCTCATAAAATAACACTTCTGGAGTGCTGAGTGAAAACGTCCCTGTCCCCTTCATATGACGTGTGGGAAGGCCACCTGGTGGCTTTGGTGGCGCCGTGACTCACGGCTGCAGCCCGCTGCTCCAACAGAGGGTGACTGCTCTTCCTCATCCCATGGGTGCTCCTCTGCCCAAACCACCCCACAGCACCTCCTTGTCCCCATCTTCTCACCCTTCCTTGCTAGCGGAGCTGTTCCAAAGCCATCCTCTGCCAGGACAGGCAGATAGCCTCTAACTGGCCTGGGGActcatttcaaaacagatttgctgGTTTTGTGTGATGAGGCCACGAGTaccaccctgctgctgccctacAGACTTCCCAGAGCTGGATCCCAGGGACCAGAGACACTGTGAGCTCAGCCAGCAGGTGGCTCTCCAGGAGCAAAGCCACCAAGGTCCCCTCCTGGGATGCACGGGTGGCTCTGTCCTGAGCTGGGACATGTCGCCTCTGCTCCTACAGGCGGAGGAACTCACGTCAGTGCTCTTAAGGGTGGCACTGGAAACCCTGTTTTCTCGAGGGCACAATTCCCTTCCTGTTACAACTCACCGTCCCAAGGAGTGGGGAGGGTTGACCACGCGGCTGCACATCGCTCAcctgctgcctttccctgcaGGAGGTTGGCCCCACCATGGTGGGAGACGAGCATTCGGATCCCAGCCTGATGCGCTACCTGGGGGCCACCAAGAGGAACATGCTGGGGAACCACTTGTAAGTGCATTTCCGTGATGTTTCAGGCTCTTTCCTCTCCAGATTTACCCAAGAGCATCACTCCTCGTATTCACCGCAGCACCTTCCGGCTGCACACCCACTTTTAATCCCAGCACTAATTCGATGCTGGAGGGGCACACACGTGTCCTTGTCCCTGCCTGTTAGTGCTCACCCAAGGAAATGCTTCCTGATACATCAGGAGgtgatgctttctttttttttttcctcactgtgaCCCCATTTTAGCTCCTGAcccaccttctccccatccttaCTTGCTTGGGATGCTTCTGATTGCTACCTGACGCATGCCctggctgaaataaaacaggcaCAGTGAGCACTTTAATCTTTCTGCATAACTATCTGCCTTTATCCCATCCCTAGCTCTCAAAGACAAACCTCCTCTGTCTTGTTACCATTTCCAGCCCCGAGATGCTCAAAAGCAAATTGAGTCCATCCCTCCTCCTGTACAGCCTTGCTCTGGCCTGTTTTGGTGCCAAATGACCCCAGATGTTCATCCACAGCCTGTCCTGCCCACTCCCCACCCTAGCTTGAGTTTTCTCCCCGTTAATGCGCACCTGAACCAGCCCCTCTTGACAGCTCCTGAAGCCTTTCCTTGGGCAGCTGAGCCCCAGGGTTAGAGCTGCTCCATGTCCCCAGCCTGCGCGTTCCTAAGCCATACATATCTGACACTTCCCTGCGTCCCTGCGTCTCTCTCTGCCCACACCAAGTTTGACAACAGCTTTCAGCAGGGTGCAACTTGGAAATGCTGCCATCCTGTTTGTTACATCTTggcccactttttttttccccccctatTGGGTATCTcaacttcttgtttttctccaagacaaagcaaaacaaccccccccaaatgcaaattaaaacagaGGGGAACAGTCAGATTTCTGCTCAAGCTTGCCCACTCGCGCCGCAGCACAGAGGAGGAGTAGGAGGAAAACCAGGCATGAAGCAGAAGGGGCTTCTTGGTCCCAGAATGTTCTCAGACTGCCGCCGACGGGGCTGGGAAGACCCACCTCCTCAGCACCAGGCTGGCAAGCATCGAGGTCCAGCTCCTCCACTGTCGCAGCACCAAAAAcctaaaaaattaaagaaagagaggggaaaaaaaataaaaatcaaaggttGTCTGGTGAAGAGAAACCCTCCCAAATACAAGCTCGGGCCACCTGCCTCTGCAGGAGGGCTCATCCTAACCTCTTCAATCTCTCCTTTCCATCGCTTGCAGCTCTGGGGTGGGTTTGCAGGGCTGAGCCGTCTCCGTGCTGCTATTCCCAACCCCGTGGGTGGCGAGGAGATTGGCAGCAGTGTCAGCTTCATGCTGTTGCCTGTGAAGCCGAGCCCAGAAGCAGGCAGGGAGTTATGCAATAGGAGAAAGGAGACCcgaggggaaaaacagaagaggctTCAAGGAGGACAAAGCGCTCCTGGCTCCTGAGATGGAGGCGACTCTAGGATTTGAGTaaaggaacagcaaagaaaggcaaaatgCCCCCAcgctgcctgccccagcagccagggaggaGATGCAGAGTTGGAAGGAACAGGAGTGCCAGACTTTGCTTCTTTTGGGGAATTTTTTATtgcatctcctgctgcagcctgtgtccGTGGCCTGGTAGGCATTTTGGGCTCTGTCTTGCCCCACCTGCTTCTTGTCACAGCTTGTGTCATACCCAGGGTCACCCCactgctttcctgcagcacaTCTTCCCCGGGTGCGCTTGAGCAACAGGGGGTGGAGAAAACAACCCTGCAGGAATGTGGCTGCTGACACCCCGAGAGGTGCAGCGACATGCCAGCAGGGTGAGCCCCATCCGCccttctgccaaaaaaaaaaaccaacaaacgtccaggaaggaaggaaagcaccGCAGCCAAGCAGGATTCTccctctgcctggctgcagggctgcactAGCAGTAAGCCTGGCAGTAGGATGCCACAAATCCTGCCCTTTCCGCAGCACTGTGAGCCCCAAAATCTTAAGCATGACCTAAGGAGCTCAGAGGGAGCCTGAAAGAAAAGGTCTAAGCAGCACGGACCAGCTGGAGCACTATAATACACAGAGGTAGTGCTTAATTGCCTCTAATAAAGGGGAGCACAGATCCTGTTATGCAGTTCTGCACTAGCTCCTGCAAATGGCACATCGTTAAGCTGCATCAGCTGCCAGCATGCATTGTCGGTCCCTTATCTAACGTGCAGGGGCAAAACCCCACAGGAATCTGGGTCAGGGAAGAGCCAGGCTCTGACCCAGCCCATGTGGGGTCAAGAATCCAAAAGCTGACCTttggctgctgcagaacaggGGCTTCTTGGGCAACCTGCATGCCCAGGTGGACGTGCATGTGTGGATGATCACTCGGCGATGTCCTCCTGTAATTATAAGCACCTCCTGTAATTATAAGGGTTCTTAATCAGTACTGCTGGgtctgaaatgaaagctgacGCCTGCTTGTCAGATTGTGGGAGCTGAGGTCCAAGGCAGCCACTAGCGCCCTAACGTACCTGTTTCCCAGGGGCACAGTCAAAACCCATCCCCAAGGAAGCTAAAAGGACTGCTGTGCATATCACCAGGAGATTGCTCCATCACtacttttaaatagaaagtCATTCCATAACAGGCTAGAAATCCCCACGTTTTGAGGATACTCCTGCTCCATCTCAATCCCATCCCCACGCACCACTCACTCGTCTAGTTCTGGCACATCTGGGAGGCAAGGCAGCTAGGGTCGTGTACTTACAATGTGCATGTGCAGAAGTCCTCTCCCATCTGGGGCGACTTCCCTGTTCCCTGGTGGCTCTTGGCTGGGAAGAAAGGCTTTACAAATGTTCCCAGCCACTCCATCCTGATTGAGACGGAGAGGGCGGTGTGCTCAATACACGTTGTGTGTGatcttttgtttcattcaaCGCAGAGTTGTGTTTAAGGCCCTAGGCAACTCagcttgtcttctgcttttagCTCAGCCAGTCAGTTTTTTAGGCTCCTACAAATAGCAAACAATCCCTGCCTCAGCTCCTTCTGCATAATGGCAATAATATTTACCAACTTGAACATGTGAATCCAAAGGGTATGTAGCAAGCCTCTTAGAGAAAGCATCAAGTTCAAAGACACTTATAATAATACATATTATCTTTACACCCCATCTATAATTATAGCAAAGTATAGTCTGtcttgagaaactgaaaaaaactttCACATCTTGGTGTTATTTCAGGCTTTAAAAAGTATTCACCACTATTAATGTTTTGCAACCTTAGAAactttgcaaatgcttttcggtcttttttattgttactggTATGAAAGTCAGGACAGGCTTTGTGAAGATGCCCAAACAAGATCACCGAAGATCCCATAGCCCATCATTATCAGCTTATCTGGCACAGTGAGTCATCTAAGAAATGAACAATTACGAAGCTCATCCCATCTGCTTGAATAAATATTGCAGCCAAAATGGCTGTGTTAGAGGAACAGAAAGGCTGCCAAAGCCAGCACTGAAGGTGACACTTGCCATTttggctctgctgcttcccaagCTCATTCAGCACGTTTTGTGTCCGTATTGTGCTGTTCTTCCACTCCACGACCACCACCTATTTCCTTTCTGGTGGGAGCATTCTCACAGCCCTCAGGTCTGCCCTCAGGTCTTCTGCTGAGCCTGAAGGACCAGGTGGAGGCAAGGGTAGTTCCTGCTCCAAGCGCACAGAGCTGACATAAACTGTAAAGGAGCAAAAGCTAGACAAAGATCCCAGGTATCGGTTCTCAGACATCCACAGGCATACAACTGCTGTGAATTGCCAGGGTAGAGGATCCTGTGCTCCACCTTATTTGGCAGCTGTGTTGAGGACAGAGGACTTCTATTTTTCCAAATGCCTAATGCTTGCTGAAGGCAGCATTTTTGTCTCCCAACCCCCAAATTTCAAGCACGGGCTCACAAAAGCCCCTGACTCACAGACATGCTTTgacatacataaaatattggCTTCCCATTCCTTTGAAACACCTGAATCAGTCTGTAAAAAGCTTCCAGAACAGCCCAGCCACGTAAACAGAAGCCTGGGTGCCAGCAACAGCAAACAGGGCCCAGTAACAGGAAGGTATTAGGCCCAGCAAGTTGTTAGCTAGGTCTGCTACTTGCAGGAACATGGGAACAGCTATGTtctcacagcaaagaaaaagcactaGCTGTTGTGTGCTGTTAAGACACTGTTTGAAGCTGCTGTCCTACATTTTCACCTGCTTTGCAGAGACCACCCTATTTTTCCATGAATTCTGAGCTATGCATACTTGCAAACTCCCGCCGCTGCAGTTTCAGCCCAGTTAACCGTGAAACACGTGGCTTTGGACAACTGATCCCCAAACCACACTTCAATTTAAAGCTGAATTCCATTCTGGGTAGGCTTTTTCTTTGGTTTAGAAGCTGTGGGTTTTGTCCTTCCCCATCTGGTTAACCAAGATGTTGCAACACACAGGCAGTATGCCAGTTGCGGTCACTGCAGTGTTTTATACCAGTTTATTAGCAATGCAGACTCAGTTCCACAAGGAAATTCTTGTCTCTTCCTTCTCCacctcatctttcttctttttcctgcttgcaGCTGGGAATACTACGTGGACGATGCACCACGGATAGTCCTGAACAAGCTGGAGAGCTGCGGTTACCGCGTGGTCAGCATGACGGGCGTGGGCCAGACATTGGTGTGGTGCCTCCACAAGGAATAGCGAGGAGACTTCTGCACTCCATCTGGGGAAGGACCCTGCTGGCAATCACCTCACACAGGACTTAAAGCAAGCTTTTTTCCTTGAGtaatttgtttctgttccaGATGCTCAGGTGTGGGGGGAGGAGTGTTGTGGGAGCAAGACTTCACCTAATGGAAACTCACCATCCCTGCCATTTCATAAGGCCTGGGTGGAGGAAGCTATCCCAGCCCAGACAGTATCAGGCACACACAACAGATGGCTTTAACTCCACATTCATCCAAATGGCAGTCTGGCAAATACcatctttttacattttaataatctATTTAGCATGCATTGGAAGGAGCTCAAATAACAGACTTGCCTGTCTGTTCCTCAGGGCTGTCCTGGGGGTACATGTTAAATGGGAGTTCAGAACATGCCTCCTCCCAGACTTAGGGGGGCAGGGATGAGAGGTCAAGCACAGATGGCATACCGTCTCATCcccaaaatgaaagcaggaacTGCTAATCTCACACAGTGCTCTTTGAGAATCCCTCCACTCAGCAGCAAGGCCAATTTCCCTCCCATACTGAATCATGGTTAGCAGCATCAGACTTTCGGTCCCAAGAGTGCCCTTCAAGCATAACACGGTGGTTCCTGAAATACCTTAGATCAGTACAGAAAGGTTTTGTGAACATTTCAGGTATCCGCTCTGTAAACATAGCAGCAACAGTTGCAATGCTGGATTGTCTGGGACTGTACATCAATTCTGCTGTAAAGGTAACcccaataaaatatttatctgaagaGACCTACATCTTTGTGTGGGTTGTTCTGAAGTGCCCAAAGCCTGCTGGATTCACAGCTCCCAAGCAAGCGCTTTCAGGAATTACAGAGCTCCAGGCTTTGAACGGTTTGGTGTTTGTTCAGATAGCACGTCTCAAAATCCTGTCCTCTGACTGAGCAGCTACTCTGAGTACGCAGACTGACAGGGTAACACTTACTCTGAAGCTTATGCAGCCATCTTTCCCTGTTCTCTGGAAAGCACTGCAGTCACATGCAGTCTGTATTCCtacaacagttttaaaaaaggatgtttATTGGCTTAATTTAAGAAACAGCTTTGGAAATGGAATGATGGGGTGGGGAGAATCCATACTCTCTCCTGCTAGGTGTGAGACTCTTCCTCATCTTCGCGCTTGAGCTGTTCAatcagctgctgcctctctgcagctTGGCGCATCCGCATCATCACCAGGCTCTCGTAATCCCGCTCTGAGACTACAGACGCctggaagcagaaaacaaatgcaaccTGTAAAGGACAGCACACACTGCAAAGCTCCCACAGGTCCCCCCTCCAAAAGCCACACTCAGAACACCCGCATTTGAGTCAGGCAGACCATTTGTAGCAGTATGACACTAGAGAAATCAGGTAAGGTGTGAAAGCTGCCTGGCCTACAGAAAGTGGTTGGCTTCGTAGCAAACAGTGCTACTGACCCTTGATAGTGtcagtggaaagaaagaatagaaCAGGCAGGGTGGCTGAAATACCCTCTTGATCCCGGAACTACTCTCACCAGCTCACAGAGGTTGGATGGGGAAACACAGCTGGTTATTTTGGATGACAAGCTTGCTCTGCAAGTCCAGCACACACTTCATCCGTTACAAAGGCTAATGCCATAAAATCAAACTCTTGTGGTTTAGGCATGAAAGTagctgcacagaagaaaaccagGTATGTTCCCAAACTTGGCACAGGAGTTTCTGTTCTCAAAAGCTCTTGGAGCCTTTCTGCTGTGTGTGGTAGCAACCGTCATGTCAGTTAAGTGGTGACTGCAGACTACCTAATAAATGTAGGCAGCAAATGACAGCTGCTATCTCAGAGCAAAGTGGCGGTTTTGGCACTctgttttcaaaagccttttaGCATTAGTAGGTGGCCTTACTGATTTCAGATGTATTCAACGTGCCGCAATGCTTGGAAACATTCATCTCATTTGCTTGACAGTTcaggcagaaataaaagcatcttgACAAAAGGTGAACATAAGAAATCTCACGCTAATTTTTCTAGGAACTAGATTTAGTGGTGATTTAAGGACATcttgaacagaaaacagaagggctGAAACGACAATCGAATAGCAAAAGCTTCTGCGGGAAAACAGTGCAAGGGTAAATTTGCTACTATGTGCCAGCAAAGCGGTTACTCCAGCTGCAGAGTGCCTAGCTGTGAGGACAAAATAGAAGCCCACAATAGATGAAAAAATGGGGGAATTAAGAGACTGGGATGCTGTAAATTGGTGTCTTTGGAACTGCATGAATGAAATAACCTTTCGGTACTGCGCAGCACAGACTTCCATAGTGTTTGAGAAAGCAACAGATTGTATCAGACCTCAGTGGCAGAACGAGGTTTCTTCAAAGCTTCTGTCCACTAACCACAGATATTCACTGACATCTGCTTGGCTGAATGAAATAGCCTACATGAGACTCATGTAAATGAGTCACCCATACAAACCTGAATCACTACCTCACACTctggatttaaatttaaaacagagaagagatTATTTCCGGCCTCATTTGGGAGCCCTGCTGATACAACAAGCCATCAGAAGTGACAGTACGGAGAGCACAAAGGGAAGAAGCAGTCTGATTCAAGATGGGCTACAAGTTGACGTTCACACTGACGGTTCTCAAGCAATCTGGGTGCCTCTGAGGGAGCTTGCTTTCTCCCCAGGCAGAGTGTGGGCTGATGCTTTGCCACTTTACACACCTACTTCCTGCAATCCTGACAATTACCAATAGTGTAAAACCCAGTTTCTGACGTGGCTGACTCAGCAAGGGCTTGGCTCAAAACAAATACATACGCACAGGGAACTGCAGCCAGGGAAGCAGTGACAAGAGGCACATGAAGAGAAGGCGGCGTGGATTTCTACCGCTCTGGGTCCAACCTGGCTGAATCATCCCTGGATTTGCTTCTTCTTCCAGCATCCCAGCATACTGGTGAGCGTGGTGGTCACCGTTCTCCGAGAACTTTAGCTGtctctctcctctgcctgttGGACTCAGGTGCTTCTCCGACACAGTGTAAGTCTATTTTGCATTCAATTTTCCTAACGCTTATCTTTtacatcttcattttgctgctttttaaatttccattCCACTATTTCTTTGGTTTCCTTCAGTGTGACTGAGTCACCAGATCCCTTCCTAACCACCCACTGAGATTTTTATACCATGCCCTTCGC
The genomic region above belongs to Cygnus olor isolate bCygOlo1 chromosome 5, bCygOlo1.pri.v2, whole genome shotgun sequence and contains:
- the GCHFR gene encoding GTP cyclohydrolase 1 feedback regulatory protein, which encodes MPYLLVSTQIRMEVGPTMVGDEHSDPSLMRYLGATKRNMLGNHFWEYYVDDAPRIVLNKLESCGYRVVSMTGVGQTLVWCLHKE